Within the Laspinema palackyanum D2c genome, the region TTCACGGCACCGGGTCTTATACTTCTGGGAATGGCATCCGATTTGAAGGGGAATTTGTAGAAGGGTCTCCTGCCGGTAGCGGAACCTTTGTATTTCCCAATGGCAACCGCTGCACGGGAACCGTTGCCGATGGCAAACTCAACGGTCAAGGGTCTTGTGAATATGCCAATGGCAATCGTTATGAAGGGGAATTGGTGAATAGTCAACCCCAAGGTCAGGGAATTTATACCTTTGCCGATGGCGGAAAGTACGAGGGCGAATTTACCGAAGGCCAATTAAATGGTCAAGGGGTGCGGGACTATAGCAATGGCGATCGCTATGAAGGACAGTTTGTCAATGGCAAACCCGAGGGCCGAGGAATTTTCACCTTTGCCGATCGCAGTCGCTATGAGGGGGAATTTAGGGACGGTCAATTTAATGGGGAAGGAGTCCGGGAATTTACCAATGGCAACCGTTATCAAGGACCGTTTGTCAATGGCAAACCTCAAGGACGCGGAACCCTAACCTTTCAAAATGGCAATCAGTATGAAGGGGAATTTGTCGAAGGCAAATTTAATGGGGAAGGGGTGTTTACCTTTGCCAACGGGAATCGTTATGCTGGCACGTTTCGCGATGGTCAATTTAGCGGTCAAGGCATCTACAGTTTTGCCAATGGCGATCGCTGTGAAGGGGAATTTGCCGAGGGGAAATTTCACGGCACCGGAAGCTGCACCTACGCCAATGGCGATCGCTATCAAGGCCAATTTTCCGAAGGTGAAAAACACGGAACCGGCATCTATATTTATGCCGACGGCACCCGCATCGAGGGCAGTTGGCAAAATGGGGAATTGAGCAACTAGAGGGGGGGACCTGACAAGGTTAGAAACCGGGTTTTTGCCCAAATTTGGGGAAATCAGCAGCAGATGAGGAGAAAAACCCGGTTTCTTCTCCTGGGTTAGAAATGCTGGGTGAGAAACTGGGTTTTTGCTAACAAATGGGTAGATTGCCCGGATTAACCGCATGAATGTCTTCAGTCCCCGATTCGGGCCACGATCGCCGATAGGATGCCTCTTCCGGTTTACCCCATCCCAGTTGCAGGAGGATTTCCAGAAAGTCGGATTTTTCCCATTTAAACAGGGTCGCCCATTCGGTTTTCAGAGCGATCGCCTCCACATCTGCTTTAGAAATTTGGCGCTCATTTAACCCATTATTCACCCGCAGATACAAATCCATTCCCTCGGTAACTTCTAACCAAAACGACAACAGAGCAGGTTTTGCCGCCTTCAGGGTCTCTAGGTCCTCCGGCAGCGCAATCAACTGATCATGGAGTTGAGGATAGGAGAGGGTTTTGCCTTTGAGGGTAATTTCATGGCAAATCAGACCCGACACCTGGTGCGATCGCTGATAGTCATGCACTGCTGCCTTAAAATCTTGATAAGCCGTAAACTTTTGCAGACCTTCGGGCTTGAGGAACTGGTCAACCACTGGCAGCCCGATCGCCGGAGTCGCCGACAAGTTCAAACGCTCCCCTCTCAGGCAAGCGCGGCGCTCCTGCTCTAAAATTTCGATTAACTCCTGCGTACTGTAGACCTTCGCCATCAGAACACCATCGGGTTAGACTTTACCGATAGTTTAACCTGGGTCAGGTACTCCAGGGGTGGGATAGGCTACCCAAATTTGGGGTAAATCCGGCGAGGCGATCGACCCATAGCTGGGACCCCTCACCCATCCGGTCTCAATTAACCCGTTCTACCATACCGTCCCATCAGTTCCACTGCCCCTAAAATATGACCTTCCATTGCCGATTTCACCTCCGCTTTGCTGGCCCCCGGTTCCAGACTAAGCAGTGTATCTAAGGCATACAGTTTGAAAAAATAGCGGTGGGTTCCCTCCTCGGGACAAGGCGCACTATATCCCAACGTGCCAAAATCATTTTTTCCCTGGACTCCGCCTCGTTCCAGTCTCGGTTCATTTGGCACTCCGTGAGGCAGGTGACGAATATTCGCAGGAATATCATAAGCCAGCCAGTGGGTTAAGCTGCGCGTAGCCACATCCGGATCTTCCATAATCAGAACAAAACTAATGGTCCCAGGCGGGGGGGAGTCCCAACTCAGGGGTGGAGAAGTCTTTTCACCATCGCAGGTATGTTCAAACGGAAGGGTATTCCCAATGAAAAAAGCAGGACTTTTAAATTCCATGACGTTAATACAGTTGACGGTTAGCTGAGTGCGAGTGGTGTTTTTATCAATCGTTCCATTTTAACGGCAGCAGGAGATATCTGGCTGCCTGGGCATCCACTCCCCGGTAAAACTTTCCCCTTTTACTCACCCTTGGACCGCCCAAAAGCGATCGCCTTCTCCCCTCTTGACCCCTAGGTTTTGGTTTCCCATTTGCCGCCCCTCCTTAAAGATCTAACTTCCGATAGATAGATGATACTTTCTGCGGTTAGAGAGTCCTGACAATTGAGTTGAGTTATCATTCCTATCATGACCCAAAAAGGTACTCCATAGAGCGCCTTCGTTCCCTCCCAGAAAAGGTTCGCTAAATCGAGCAGACAATTTCTCCCTGGATGGAAGAAGGAATCTCGTATAAAGCCTTCCCTTCTTTGGACCCATACTCCCTTTAAGCCAACTCTCAGGAGTCTCAACAGACACCGAGTGGGTTGTGCTAGTGATTTATTTTTTTAAAACAAGAGAGAACTTTAATGGCTAAGGCGATTGAATTTAAGTTGTTTGCACCCTATAATAAAGGGGCCGCACTGATCGGCTCATTTTCCAAATGGGAAAACATTCCGATGGAAAAAGACGACCAGGGTTATTTTCGCACCTCAGTCAACCTCGAAGATGGGGTTTATGAGTATAAATTTCGAGTTCAGACCAAAACCGAATATTTAGACCCGGATTCCTGGGTCTATGCGATCGACCCTTATGCCAAGGAAATTGATAAAACGGGGCAAAATGGAATTCTCCGCATTAAAGACGGCGAACCCATTGTCGATACTTATGTTTGGCAGCATGACCAGGTTCACTTACCCAGTAATGGGGAATTAGTCATCTATGAAATGCTAGTCGGTAACTTTTGCGGTCAGAAAGAAGACCGAGAACAAGGCAGCTTTGAAGCAGCGATCGCTCGATTAGATTACTTAGCCGATTTGGGGATTAATGCGATCGAATTAATGCCCGTCATGGCAGGAGACCAAGGCTGGGGTTATCAGGTCATTCACTATTTTGCTCCGGCTCCCCATTACGGTTCCTCCTTCGAGTTAAAACGCTTCGTTGATGAATGTCATGCCCGAGGAATTCGGGTGATTATGGATATAGTATTAAATCATTCTAATGAGGAATGTCCCTTGTTAAAAATTGACCGTGATTACTGGTACTATCACTATAAGCATTATCCCGAAGATGAGAACAATTGGTGGGGTCCAGAATTTAATTACGACCATCATGATGAAAACTTAGATATTCGTCCAGCCTGGTCCTTTACTGGGGATGTCATCCAGTATTGGATTCAAGAATATCACATTGATGGACTGCGTTATGATGCCTTGAGTCAACTCGCCAATTGGGAGTATTTACATTGGATTGCCAACCTCGCCCGAGAAACCGCTGGGCCTAAGCCCTTTTATAATATCGGAGAACATATCCCCGAAAAACCCAAATATGCCCGGTTTGAAGGGCCAATGGATGGCTGTTGGCATGATAGTTTTCACTACTTTTTAGTAGATTATATTTGCAATAATGATAGCTTTGACATTGAACAGCTCAAGGAAGTGCTAGATTGCAAAAAACAGGGGTATGAGGACTCAACCAATGTGATTAACTATCTATCCAATCACGACCAGGAGCGAATCCTCAACTTGTTAGGCGATCGCGGCATTTTTGATGACCCGGCTTTTGGTCGAACTAAGTTAGGGGCCGCCATCCTCATGACCACCGTGGGAATTCCCATGCTATGGATGGGTCAAGAATTTGGTCAAGATAGCTGCCGCCATCCTAATCAAACCTGTGAACTCAAATGGTATCTTTTAGACAACGAACGTAACCGCAGCTTGTTTGATTACTACAAGGGATTAATCGCCTTACGCAAACAGAATCATGCGATTCAAAGTGAAAACATTGAGTTTATTCACGAAAATCCTGACGATCAAGTTCTGGCTTATATTCGCTGGAATGACGAAGGATCACGAGTCATCGTAGTTGCCAATTTTTCCGGCAATTTTCTGGGAGGTTATACTATTCCCGACTTTCCCGATAATGGAAAATGGCACGAGTGGACGAGAAACTACGATATTGAATCTCACGATAACCAATTAGTTCTTGATTTGGGTGAATATGAAGCCCAAGTCTTTGTCTGGAATCAGTAAGGGTTTGAGACCTATTGCTTTCATTCCCGAGAGATCCCCCCAACCCCCCTTTTTAAGGGGGGCTTAAAACAATTCTACAACCCGTGTAATCAGGACTGGGAGCATCTTGTTCCCTATTTCTGCTGGACTTACACAGATTTTGACAATATCCCCAAAAGGATTGCAAAAAATAAATCATCCAAATGTTCAACGTCCCCCCTTGACGGGGTTTCTCTAAAAATTACTCAATCAAGGAGTCATTACGAAGGTTTTGGCGGTTTTATTTTGTGGGGTTCCCTAAAGAATAGGGGACATTAACCGGGCCACACGCACTGCTAACCGAAACCAAAGTTTGCGATGGTCAAGTTGATGGCGATCAACTAAATAAGCGTTGTCAAAATCAGTTGTTAGCATGGTTTCGACATCAGTAACCAAGCGAGGATTTGCGACAAAGGCCATAATTTCAAAATTGAGGTGAAAGGAGCGATTATCTAAATTGGTGGTTCCGACTCCGGCCAGAGTGCGATCGATGAGGAAAACTTTCTGGTGCAGGAATCCAGGGCGATAGCGATACACCTTAACGCCAGTGCGTTCTACTTCTGTGATATAGGACAAGGAAGCGAGATAAACATGGATATGATCCGGGCGATTGGGTAATAAGATTCGCACATCTACCCCCCGCAATGCTGCCAATTTTAAAGCAGTGAGGACAGATTCATTCGGAACAAAATAGGGACTCGTGATCCACAAGCGACTCCGGGCGCTATTGATCAGACTCACCATAAAAAGGGTACAAGCGGGGAGTTGATCTCCGGGACCCGTAGGCACAACGATCGCCGTTTGATTCTCCGGATCCGGTTGAATCGTCCAATCGACCTCCGGAATTTCTCGAACTGCCCAATACCAGTCTTTGAGAAAAGCGATTTGAACGCATTGGACCGAGGGACCTTTCAGTTCTAAATGAGTATCTCGCCAAGGACTCAGACGCGGGTCTTTTCCCAGATATTCTTTCCCCAGATTTAACCCCCCAATAAAAGCTTGTTTGCCATCAACAATTAAGATTTTGCGATGATTCCGAAAATTAATCTGAAATCGGTTTCGTCTTCGTTTCGTACTATTAAAGGAGGTAACCCAAACTCCACTGCTTCTAATTTCCCGCAAATATTCAGCAGAAAGAGCATAAGAACCAATCGCATCATAAATAAAATAAACCCGCACTCCTTCCCGGGATTTGGCAATCATTTTTTGCTTAAAAGCATTGCCAATTTCATCTTCTCGCACAATGTAAAATTGAATCAAGATGTAATCTTTTGCTGCATCCATCGCCTTGAGAAGCGCGGGAAAGGTTTCGGTTCCATCAATCAGTAAACTCGCCGCGTTCCCCCAGGTAAAAGGGAGTTGCGTCAATTCATCGGCTAATTGGGCAATCTCCGTAAAATTTTCCGGTTCAGCAGAGGAGAATTCTCGAATATCCTGATAAACTTGTTGACTAATCCACCGATATTCGCGGTCAGCATAGCGATGAGCATCGGCATATCCATAAAATTTGTGATTTCCAAACACCCAATACAGGGGAATGGCAATAAACGGAAAAGTAACCAAAGAAATTGCCCAAGCTACTGCACCCCGGGCCGATCGCACCGTCATGACGGCATGACCTGCCGTCACCCATCCCATTCCATAAAAGGCGACGATGGTTGCGATCTCCAATGCCATATAATTTAGATCCACAGTTTCCCGATTTAACCCTTCTTCTTCTGCTCTGCGTTTTCTAGGTTACACTACAAGGGTCAATTCCACGACCATCGGTTTATGATCCGATGAGTACAGTTTATCTAAAACCTTGGCCGTCTGTAGTTTGGGCGTTAACCCGCGATAAAAAATATGGTCTAAAGGTGGCGATCCCAAAAATGTTTTTAGTTTAGCTTGGTCTTGTATTGAAAACTGCACCGGGTTTAAATTCAGTCGGTTTGCCATTAACTTCAACAAATTAAACCGCCCTTGACTCCAGGTATTAAAATCTCCACAGATAATCAACGGTTCTCGGCGATCGCCTAAAACCGCTTCTAGTTTCTGGAGTTGCGATTTAAACTTATAAAGGTTGACAAAATTAATCGCGTGAGTATTCACCACTAAGAGCATTTGTCCCGTTTCCTTTAAGGGATATTCAGCAATTAGCGAAACCTTCGGAGTATTGGTAACGGGTTCAAATTCGGAAGTCAGAATGGCTCTGCTGGTAACCGGCTGAACTTTAGATGCGGTTAATATCCCACAATAAGTATTGTAATAAAAATCGATAAAATTCGGAGCAAACCTCCATCCCATTGCTTCTAACGCTAAAACTTTTTGGGTATTTTTATTTAACTCAATTTCTTGAAAACAGATTAAATCAGGCTGATGACTTTCCACAATTTGAAAAAAATCATTAGCCCATTTAGAAGTATTATTATTTTTGGCAACATTCCAATTAAGAATTTTGATACCCTTTCCCGCAATCGCCAAGTCAGAAAAATTATCCTGAGACAGGACGCTTTCCTGCACCGGAAGAAAGCGGTTAGGGGAGATCAACCCAGAGAAGGGAAATTGATTGTCCATCGGAATTCATTATTCAACGTTAGAAATTCAAGAATAACAGCGAACTAAAATTTAATGGCAAATTGACCCAT harbors:
- a CDS encoding MORN repeat-containing protein, which produces MLRSIHSLGIPLSIALALTLPWPAIAGVVTLPDGGRCEGELQDGKLSGPAVCTYANGDRYEGDFKEGQPHGRGVYTFADNSRYEGEFSNGQFNGTGVREFANGTRYEGAFKDGKFHGTGSYTSGNGIRFEGEFVEGSPAGSGTFVFPNGNRCTGTVADGKLNGQGSCEYANGNRYEGELVNSQPQGQGIYTFADGGKYEGEFTEGQLNGQGVRDYSNGDRYEGQFVNGKPEGRGIFTFADRSRYEGEFRDGQFNGEGVREFTNGNRYQGPFVNGKPQGRGTLTFQNGNQYEGEFVEGKFNGEGVFTFANGNRYAGTFRDGQFSGQGIYSFANGDRCEGEFAEGKFHGTGSCTYANGDRYQGQFSEGEKHGTGIYIYADGTRIEGSWQNGELSN
- a CDS encoding YbhB/YbcL family Raf kinase inhibitor-like protein, with the protein product MEFKSPAFFIGNTLPFEHTCDGEKTSPPLSWDSPPPGTISFVLIMEDPDVATRSLTHWLAYDIPANIRHLPHGVPNEPRLERGGVQGKNDFGTLGYSAPCPEEGTHRYFFKLYALDTLLSLEPGASKAEVKSAMEGHILGAVELMGRYGRTG
- a CDS encoding alpha-amylase family glycosyl hydrolase, which codes for MAKAIEFKLFAPYNKGAALIGSFSKWENIPMEKDDQGYFRTSVNLEDGVYEYKFRVQTKTEYLDPDSWVYAIDPYAKEIDKTGQNGILRIKDGEPIVDTYVWQHDQVHLPSNGELVIYEMLVGNFCGQKEDREQGSFEAAIARLDYLADLGINAIELMPVMAGDQGWGYQVIHYFAPAPHYGSSFELKRFVDECHARGIRVIMDIVLNHSNEECPLLKIDRDYWYYHYKHYPEDENNWWGPEFNYDHHDENLDIRPAWSFTGDVIQYWIQEYHIDGLRYDALSQLANWEYLHWIANLARETAGPKPFYNIGEHIPEKPKYARFEGPMDGCWHDSFHYFLVDYICNNDSFDIEQLKEVLDCKKQGYEDSTNVINYLSNHDQERILNLLGDRGIFDDPAFGRTKLGAAILMTTVGIPMLWMGQEFGQDSCRHPNQTCELKWYLLDNERNRSLFDYYKGLIALRKQNHAIQSENIEFIHENPDDQVLAYIRWNDEGSRVIVVANFSGNFLGGYTIPDFPDNGKWHEWTRNYDIESHDNQLVLDLGEYEAQVFVWNQ
- the cls gene encoding cardiolipin synthase; its protein translation is MALEIATIVAFYGMGWVTAGHAVMTVRSARGAVAWAISLVTFPFIAIPLYWVFGNHKFYGYADAHRYADREYRWISQQVYQDIREFSSAEPENFTEIAQLADELTQLPFTWGNAASLLIDGTETFPALLKAMDAAKDYILIQFYIVREDEIGNAFKQKMIAKSREGVRVYFIYDAIGSYALSAEYLREIRSSGVWVTSFNSTKRRRNRFQINFRNHRKILIVDGKQAFIGGLNLGKEYLGKDPRLSPWRDTHLELKGPSVQCVQIAFLKDWYWAVREIPEVDWTIQPDPENQTAIVVPTGPGDQLPACTLFMVSLINSARSRLWITSPYFVPNESVLTALKLAALRGVDVRILLPNRPDHIHVYLASLSYITEVERTGVKVYRYRPGFLHQKVFLIDRTLAGVGTTNLDNRSFHLNFEIMAFVANPRLVTDVETMLTTDFDNAYLVDRHQLDHRKLWFRLAVRVARLMSPIL
- a CDS encoding endonuclease/exonuclease/phosphatase family protein, whose amino-acid sequence is MDNQFPFSGLISPNRFLPVQESVLSQDNFSDLAIAGKGIKILNWNVAKNNNTSKWANDFFQIVESHQPDLICFQEIELNKNTQKVLALEAMGWRFAPNFIDFYYNTYCGILTASKVQPVTSRAILTSEFEPVTNTPKVSLIAEYPLKETGQMLLVVNTHAINFVNLYKFKSQLQKLEAVLGDRREPLIICGDFNTWSQGRFNLLKLMANRLNLNPVQFSIQDQAKLKTFLGSPPLDHIFYRGLTPKLQTAKVLDKLYSSDHKPMVVELTLVV